Genomic window (Lycium barbarum isolate Lr01 chromosome 2, ASM1917538v2, whole genome shotgun sequence):
ACTAAAAAGGGAAGGAAAGGGTACCAGCTTCTCTGTAGCATGGGAATTCATCATAAATTGCTTAGTTTTGTGTTGGTTGTCAATTTATGATAACCCTCATCGTTTACTCCAGCCCGGAACCAACAATGTGAGTAAGCTCACAGTAGAGTTAGTTACCATTTTTAAGAAGCTTAATTTTTATCCACTGATCATGTTTACACTATCAGGTCACTGAACAGTCAACTATAGATAACTTAATGATGTGACAATTGTATGACATGCATTAAAATTATATCTACTTGAAGGTTATGGTTTTGtgaagttggaaaaaaattatTAGACAGAGAAGACGTTTGGTTGATAAAAAAAAGAAAGCAAAAAATTACTAGTTTGTTAAACTTGTTGCTTTTTGTAGGCAATTGGAAAAGAGGCAAGAGCAGTGTACAATGCAGGTCAGTTAAAGGGAATGACATTTTGGGCACCAAATATAAACATATTCAGAGACCCGAGGTGGGGGAGAGGCCAAGAGACACCAGGGGAAGACCCTATGATGGTGGGAAAATATGGAGTGGCTTATGTAAGAGGACTTCAGGGTGATAGTTTTGAAGGTGGGAAGCTTCAGGATAAACATCTGCAAGCCTCAGCTTGTTGTAAACACTTCGTTGCTCAAGATATGGATAATTGGAATAATTTCAGTCGTTACACCTTCAATGCTCACGTAAGTTGTAACTAACTCTGTTGCTGCAGCACATTGATTTTAGCATTACCTTGGTAATGACTTTCAAATATTCAAGTTTGTTTATGGAGGAAATTTCCATTTTTGGAATGACATAATGCTTCAGTCGCACGTGAGAGGATGTATTGCAGATCTAGAATAACTAAAAGTATCTTTCTTGAATAATATAAACTTTTTGATTAGATAGTTCACGCTCTAAAATTAAGTTGTTAAGTGAGGCGGTATTCACACACTTCAAGAGTAACAATTACAAGATTGTCAACACTATTTCTCTGTTCTAATCACATGAAGAACAATTCAGGTCTTGAAGCAGGATTTGGCAGATTCGTATGAACCACCCTTCAAGAGTTGTGTGGAACAAGGGAAAGCCAGCAGTATAATGTGTGCTTACAATCTTGTTAATGGGATACCAAATTGTGCCAACTTTGATCTTTTGACCACGACTGCCCGTGGAAAATGGGGTTTGAAAGGGTAATTTTCCCAAAAGAGAAGAGAATGTTGAATcatgtttcatttcatttctaatTGAATTCTAAGTGCATGTTCGTATCTCTAACTGTTGTATATTATTTAAAGGTACATCGTATCAGATTGCGATGCAGTTGCTATTATGTATACTCATCAAGGTTATGCTAAAGAACCAGAAGATGCAGTAGCTGCTAGCCTCAGAGCTGGTAAGTGGTAACTGATCTATTATCTGTTCTATTACTTTGCTGTTCAGAGaacattaaaaaacaaaaaaaaaaaattgaagtagaAAAAACAATATGTTGCTTGTTTGTGAAATCGAAGATCGGAAGCCTAGCCTCGCATCAACTATGTCTTTGTATGCTTTATTCCAAAGTGTGAAGTGTGACATAATGCATGTCGTGATGGAAAAAAAAGTTGATTACTATACAACAACCCATTCTCTAGTGCGCGTGTTTTGAAAAATACAGGACCATTGGCATGCCCATAACTTGGTCCACCTAATTCTGTCCTCAAACAGAATGATCTGTTCACTACTAAAATTGCCATGCTTTCTGGCTTTCTATTTTTAAATTAGGTGTATGTCCTTTAGTGCTTTTTTCCAAAGTTCTTCTCTCTTTAAGCTTTTTGGTACTATTGGTCTACTTTGAGGTTGTTCTGGCATACCATTTACATGTTAAAGCATCTTTAGATTGTGATTtacgatttaaaaaaaaaaaatcaatacttCAGTCTAACCTGAATGTAGTGAAGATGAGAACTAACATGCATGACTTTCTTGTTATCAGTGAATTATGTTCTAGTCGGACACTCAATTGAATGTAGTCAAATTCTACTTGTAAGGCAAAACAATAATAAAAGAAAACATAGATTAGATTATGCATAATGCAGCAAGATGTTGAGATAAAGTATGAAAACTAGATATTTCTTTCAAATTTACACAAACTTCATTGATGAAGACTAAATGCGACTTTCTTCTTGGCAATGAAATTTCAGGCATGGATGTGAATTGTGGTTCCCACTTGAAGAAATACACAAAATCAGCTCTAGAGAAGCAAAAGGTACAAGAATCTGACTTAGACAGAGCTCTTCACAATCTCTTCTCCATTAGAATGAGGCTAGGGCTGTTCAATGGTGACCCAAGAAAATTGAAATATGGAGACATTTCTACAGCAGAGGTTTGTAGTCAAGAGCACCGCGCACTAGCCCTTGAAGCCGCAAGAAATGGCATTGTCCTTCTAAAAAATTCTGATAGGCTCCTTCCACTTTCAAAGATCAAAACAAAATCCCTTGCTGTAATAGGTCCCAAAGCAAATGATTCCCAAGTACTTCTAGGTAACTATGAAGGCTATCCTTGCAAGAACGTTACGTTACTCCAGGGACTTCAGGGATATATCGAAAACACAATGTACCATCAAGGCTGCGATTTCATCAACTGTACTTCTGCTGCTATAGATGAAGCTGTTAATGTCGTGAAAAAAGCAGACTATGTTGTTCTAGTAATGGGATTAGACCAGACTATTGAAAAAGAGAAGCTTGATCGGACAGAATTGGGGCTACCTGGTATGCAAGAGCAACTCATTACAGCAATCGCGCAAGCTTCCTCGAAACCTGTTATACTGGTTTTGATGTGTGGAGGTCCAGTAGATGTATCTTTTGCCAAGGACAACAAAAATATAGGAGGCATTTTGTGGGTTGGTTATCCTGGTGAGGGTGGAGCTACTGCATTAGCAGAGATTATTTTTGGTGAACACAATCCAGGTGAACTTCATCTTCTTGAATGATGTTTTATTGCTATCTATTGCTGGAATGAATACTTGCTAAACATGCAAGACTAAATTACCTTGCAGGGGGGAAATTACCGGTCACTTGGTATCCTAAGGAATTCAACAATATACTGATGACAGACATGAGGATGCGACCTGTATCATCTGATGGATATCCAGGGCGCACATACAGATTCTACAACGGGCCAAAAGTTTTTGAATTTGGCTATGGTCTCAGCTACACCAGTTACTCGTACGTGTTTGCGTCTGTCAACCAAGACAAGCTGTATTTCAGGAACCTGAAGATCAACAAGGCAACTGAAAACGGTTCTGTTCTGAACGTTGCTGTTTCAGACGTTGGATCAGAAGTATGCAACAATGCGATGATGACAGTTAAAGTTGCAGTTAAAAACCAGGGAGAAATGGCTGGTAAGCACCCAGTGTTGTTGTTTTTAAGGCACTTCAGCACAATGGATGAGGTTCCAAGAAAGACATTGATAGGATTCAAGAGTGTAAATTTGGAAGCAGGGGAAAATACCCATATTGCATTTGATGTGAAGCCTTGTGAGCATTTTACTAGGGCTAATACATATGGTTCATTAGTTATTGATGAAGGACAATATTTCCTTCTTGTGGGAGATGAGGAGTATCCAGTTACTGTGTTTGTATGATCTCCCAGATCTAAGTTGTCAGTTAGAATTAAGTTAATAGCTAGTAAAAGTAAATTATCATGTAAGGTGATTTATATGCAAAATCTGCCAATATGTGCCAAAAGAAAAGTTATTTTAGGAGTACTAATTAAGATCCAAGTCAAAATTTCTGTCTAGTGGTAAAAATTGTACGAACTAGTTGTTCTTAAAATTGCATTTACCCTTTCATGTTAGCTTTATCAATTTCTCAAAATCAGGATAGAGAGAAGTATATACTTTCACTTCCCTTCTAATCATAACAAATAAATAAGTGAAAATTAAGCATCAATGCTTCACTTTTTGTGAAAGACAACCTACCATTTTCTCTCTCCATTATCCTCTGGGTTTAATTTCACCTAGGGTCATTAATACTCTTTATAACACTAGTgaacaaactatttttttttttgtaatagtgAAACTACTAAACTATTATTTATAACATTGATGTCACAGACCTAATTTTATAACAATAAAATCATTAAACTATGTGTTAGTTGTCCAGAAAATACAAATCACTAGAAATTAAATTTTTGTTGCAGGAAAATGACATCTCATCACCACATCATCATTTTCCCACTGCGTACATGCCTGTGGGAAtattcttttcaaaaaaaaaaaatcacattgtCATAACCTATATTTTAAACATAAATAATAAACAAAATACTAAAATTAAAAGAAACAGTTAACAGGATACTCCTCAAAACAGACATAGTATACTTCTACTTTGTATTTATTAGCTATTTATTCTTATTTGGATCAACTGTTTTTTAAGTATGTTACTATGGTAAAATGAATTAATGATGATTGGTTTAATGCTATCAATGAACATTACGCCTTAAGTTTTCATCCTTCATCTTAAATTCTACTTTTGAAAGTGATCCCACCTAATGTAATCGACGTTGCATTGTAACTTCATTTAATCTTTTCCTCCCCTTTCTCAAAATGACCATAGTGTAAGTTGCAATTTCGTCCTATAATGAACAGGTTAAAGCATCATCAGTCCCTATCCTTTCAATTGTAATATCAAATCACTAATTTTATTTAAGCCAAAACGTTGATGGACCCCAATTAATTATGGTTGAATGCTTATGGATTGTCATTGTCCTACTCACTCGTGTAGCTGCCTCCCACCAAGTGCATAAAAATATTCTTTAAACCTACTCTATATATTTTTCCAAGTTTTTTTTTGgattaaaaataaagttatataCTTTCGAAATTCCCAAACAAGCATTTAAATATCCTATTTGTTGTCACTATAAAGTAATATAGCAGCAACTAAGCAAAGATAAAATGGTCGCTCGCCCCGCCCCTTTCAACTTTCTTTTCTTCCTTATTTTCAAGAGTAATATGGGACTCTTTTCTTACCTGTGGAGTGTGAATTTGCAAAATGTGAAAACACTTTTGCCCAAAAATACTTCCTTAGGACAGAAATTGCTCATTTTATTTTGCTTTAGAGAGAAACTATTTAATAAGTATTCCACCTAATTCTTCCCTTCCCTTACAATTTTAGAGAAAATTCTTATTTGGagcctgtttgaccaagcttttaaaataaTACTACAGTACTTGTTTTGATAATTACTTTATCAAAGTAGCTTGTTgtttttttgaagaaaaataatttgtgtttggccaaATACATAAACAAATCTAGTTCTACCTAAGTTATAACAAGTAACAGTATAACTAACGGAGACACCCATGCATATGggagaaaaaatagaaaaattgtCTTCGGTAGTTACTACTATTATTTCCATCTACAACGTTAGTTAGAAACAGCTGAAAGAGATACTACGTATCTGCACAATTACTTAAAATATCAGAAATCTAAAAAACCGACTACCAATAAACATTGAAGATAGTCGAGGAACCTGTCTTTGGTTAGGGCCATAAAGTCATTTCATCAgaatttattatattttcttttcttgtacAGCCTACACGAGTAgtaaaaattaatgaaattagtAATATGACTAACCAAACCCAAATACAAACCAAAAAGTGCTCATAATAAAGTTTCTTCCTCTCATATTCATGAGATAGATGAAATTTCTCTATTCTTAATTAAAAATTTCAAGTTCAAAATGTGAGAATGAAATTTTTTCTAAAATAGAGAAGGAGCTAGGACTTAAAATTATTGAATCTAAACTTGCAACCGAGCCTATAGCTCGTATTAGTTAATGAATtctcaattaaatatttatatatatatatatatataatgaatgttTTAATACAAACGTATGATCTAAGtaaaaattataaaatttatcCAAAGTGTATTTAATATTTTGGCTTCACCCCTGCCCTAATGAAAAACATTTCCTCTTTAATGGATCCCAGGTAGCACGAATTTAATTACTATAACCAGTGACAGTGAGTACTGTGCATTgagtagttaaaaaaaaaaaatactaaaaagaaaaaatttcCTCTTGCCCTTATAAATATAGGTCACCAATCTATCCACAATTGCTACTTCTTTTTTTCCCACCTTTTCACTTTACAATGAAACTTCACATCTTAGCTCTCATTAGTACTACTACTCTCCTATGTCTAACACTCATTCCAACAACTGATTCAACTCAACCACCATTCTCTTGTGACTCGTCTCTACCACAAACCAAATCCTTAAAATTCTGCCAAACAGCACTTCCAATCAGTGTACGTGTAAAGGACCTTGTATCTAGACTCACACTTGATGAGAAAATATCACAACTTGTTAACTCAGCACCTGCTGTACCAAGACTTGGTATTCCGGCATACGAGTGGTGGTCAGAGTCGTTACATGGTGTTGGTTCTGCTGGAAGAGGCATTTTCTTCAATGGGAGTATTGGTGGAGCTACTAGTTTTCCGCAAGTTATTCTTACTGCTGCTTCTTTTGATGAAAATCTTTGGTACCGCATTGGTCAGGTATGAACCAATATAAACTCAGTTTGTTTAATTAAAAGATAATGGTCAAGGACATATTTCAACGGTCTCTTTTCGGGAATTTCACGCTCACAGTTGTCTCCTTTTCCTACCGAAAGTATCATAATTTATGTATTAAACCACCCCTAGTTGAGTAGATCATGAAGGAAAAGTGAACAGTTGATAATTGGTCTAATCAGCTTCGATGTGTGTATTAATACATAGATAGTGATAGTTCAGCTAAAAAATGGAACATTTGACAGTTGAGGTGTGAAAGTCgcaaaaaaagtgatagttgaaATGTGTTTTAGACTATTAACTCTCTGTTTAATTTAACTTCTATACGTCGATACTGTAAATTCTTGCATATCATATACTGGGAGTTGGAGTTACAGTTGCTGGGTATGGGCAGAACTAATAGTTtaatttggttttggttttggctctgcatttgtgtttaagttaatatgtataaataatttattcaaaATTTTAGTAATAATTATGTACAATAAGCAGATTATTAGTTATCTAAAAATAAGGCGAAACCTGTTATATTAGATTGAAATGCATTTTGGTGTATACAAGTTAAATCTATTATAGTActctctttttcattttcttcatGTTACTTTGCGTAGTTCACATTTCTAGGCTTCCGTGTGTGTGTCGGCGGATCTCCTGATCTTTGTAGTGTCTCGAAATTCAATTATTGATTGATAAGTTTCTGTTTTCAGTATACCTCTTAAAATTCTATAACTTGTACTAGCACATTGTACATAATCTTTTCTCGAATCTCTTAATTAAGATCGAGTTAAGATAAAATCAtgttaatttaatggtgaatgtCAAGTTTTGGATTTATGAATTTCAAATTGTTGTGATTTCTGAAgatctatcagaaacaacctccaTAACCCCACAAGGATAGGGGTAAAATTTGCGAAcaccccacttgtgagattacattgAGTTTTTGTTGTTATTGAAATGACACAAAGTAAAGTGTCATTTGAAATGAATCAATTTGGGTAGGGGAAGAGTTTAGTTCAAGTTCACTTACAAAAAATAGGTATTTTTTAATAACAAGCATGATCTGATAACTTAAGAAAATGTTTTACAGTGTAAACGTATGTAAAAGAATTTTAATTTCTGACTGTTTATTATTGCAATTGGAATGATGAAGGTGATAGGAAAAGAGGCAAGGGCAGTGTACAATGCAGGGCAAGCAGTAGGGATGACATTTTGGGCACCAAATATAAACATATTTAGGGACCCAAGATGGGGGAGAGGCCAAGAAACACCAGGGGAGGACCCAAGCATGACTGGCAAATATGCAATTAGGTATGTGAGAGGAGTACAAGGTGACAGCTTTAATGGTGGCCAACTCAAGAAAGGTCACCTTCAAGCTTCTGCTTGCTGCAAACATTTCACTGCTTATGACTTGGATCAGTGGAAAAACTTGGATCGCTTTAGTTTCAATGCCATTGTAAGTACTCTTCTTTTCTCTAAACCTATCAGtactttattactttactttTTTTATTATGATGGTGTTCGGGTCACTTTGTGAGCATTTTAGTTATTCCACAGATATTTATTATCTAGGGGCAGAGGTAAAGTTTAAGTTACGGGTTCGACAGAACTCAATAATTTTGACTCAAATTTTGTATGTTACATGTTTAAAAGTTAAATTTACAACAGTTACacacttagagcctgtttggatgggtttatgcctataagctgtttgcagcttataagctaaaaaaaataagttgggtagtctaacttattttttttggcttataagctgctttagataagctaagtcaaatggacccaattatttttttgagcttattttaagcacaaaatgactttaagctggctagtCAAAcgcttaaaaaaattaaaaacagcttataaacaacttataagccaatccaaacgggctcttacacTTTCTGTCATTGTACTGCGATACTCATAAGTTTACATCCTAAATCTACTTTTACTATTTACCTAGCTTCCACGAGCACGCGCATAGAATAATATCGTCTTCCAGAATTTAAATATATGGAATACATGTCCAATTTTACTATTTTTGATGAGATTTAAGTCTTGATTTTCATAGTTTTAAGTGACCGCTAAGCCAGACTTTATCATTGTTTGAAAAGTCTTTTTTTTCACTATGGAAAATGAAGAGTTTATGCACAACTAATATTTTTATGTTgcttttaggggtcgtttggtgcatggtataagctgggatatcccaacactatttttttatatcatatttgatggtataaatttataccttgtaccaaacaaagtataaaatgtatctcatggtataagctgggatatcccttCCTATCCcacttatcccgggattattttagcCCATCTCCTAGATGGGATAAAATAGTCCCAAgatatgggataaattagtcccgtgattataatcccgggataattttggcTACCTACCAAACGACCACCCGCGTATGCGCCTTTATTTAGATTCTTTCGATTTTGAAATTACCAATGGAGAATCTTTCACATGCTAGCGATCCTTTCACCGAAGAACTCTTCAAAGAGGACACTGGCTTTCTATCTTTGAAGGGTTGTTCTCTCGTTACAGTCACGTGGCTTTCAGCTCCTCTCCCGGCCTAGACACCGTACTCATTAGCGAGCGTCTGGTGACCAACGATTCCGGATTCCCCAAGTTCCTTCTTCTGCGAATGTGAGATACACTCTCCTCCCCTCAGCCATACATCCCTTTTTTGCTTTTGGCCCCGACGACTTCCGGCTGCCTTCTATCAAAGGATGTGGCTGCCTCAATCAAAATAGATGGAATTGGCCCTAAAAAAGCCATTCAGGTTCGTTACCGATTAGGTATCAGTGGAAACATAAAGATATAAGAGCTTTTTTATAAGAGTAATGATTTTTTAAACGAGTCATTTTTCTTGGGTGAAAATGTTTGTAGAATATGCGGAGGATGCGATCCTTAATAGTTCACTATTGACAAAAGCCAATGTCCCGGGGTCCTTGAGAGCTTAGACGTCAGCGGGGAAGAACTCTGAAAGAATTTCATCGACTCCTCCTCTCTCGAAAGTTACACTTTAAAGTACATTTGGAGGAGGATATTTTGCAGTTTTTAACCCTGTTAGTTATATGGCCAATCGGTATTCAACCATCCTCAGTACTTTCGAAGTTTAGAATACTTTCGAAGTCTTGGTATGTTTTGTACTTTCCCAATGATAAAGCGATGGTCACGGGATTTTCTGCATTAATTAGTAAACAACCCCGAGATGGAATTTTGATTTTGGAGCCTTATCTGTCAGATTTTTATTACAGAAAAATATAGTTTAATGCTTAAAATTTGGGTGGAATAATTCTTAAATTATTGGTCTGAAAAAGAATGCTgtttattttatatttatatattggCGGTCGGATGTCAAAAACAaaattaaatttgaaatataatttgcgTTGCCAACCTTTCAGTTGGACCAATTTCAAAAGACTGGGACTTTTATTAATTATAGGCTATAGCTGCCCCTTTTTTGGCTTTTCTTATTTATGTAATGTTGTACGCAGGAATATTACTAGTATATAAGTAAATCCCTTCCATTGTCCACTATAATCATATACGTATAGTAATAGTAGTTCAGTGATTAATCTATTTATTCTTGCAAAATTAGCGGGGGTGGATTAGAGTCATTGTAGGACCATTTAGAAAATAGACTAAAAAGTTGGGGTGCCCACTGGCCATTATTGAAAAAAAGATAAACAAGTCTCTATCTTCTTTTTTAGGATTCACACTTTTTCTCATTAGATCTCTCCTAAGATTGAAAAATTTGAGTGTTTAATCTTTAACTTTTGGGTAAAGGATGAAGCATGAGAATGATGCTTTTTTACAATTTGTACTATTATTCTGTTTGTCGCCTAGTTACTTCAAGATTTAAGGAATCTGCAATTTTTATATGTAATAATCTTGTACTAGAAAGTTTATATTTTAGTTtcactttttccttttttttgcaATGCTGACCTCTGTTTCTTCCTATAATTACCTAGGTTACCCTTCAAGATATGGCAGATACATTTCAGCCCCCTTTCCAAGATTGCATACAGAAAGCACAAGCCAGTGGAATAATGTGCTCTTACAACAGTGTCAATGGAATCCCAAGTTGTGCTAATTACAACCTTTTGACAAAAACAGCTCGTCAACAATGGGGTTTTCATGGGTAATTCTAAAATTTACTGCAGTAACTTTTTAGGTACTTTAGAAATTTACCCTGCTATTAAGGAGTGGTTCCGGTTCTTAACAAAATTGAACAGAACTTAACTTATATACACTAGCAGTATAAAACTTTTTATTAACAAATTAGGAAAAG
Coding sequences:
- the LOC132627458 gene encoding probable beta-D-xylosidase 7, whose protein sequence is MRHPITKKVITFILFISVLFLHTTVSTQPPFSCDTSNSVTSSFPFCNTSLPISQRVNDLVSCLTVDEKIQQLVNAAPEIPRLGISAYEWWSEGLHGVSRHGKGTLFNGTIKAATMFPQIILTASTFDENLWYRVAQAIGKEARAVYNAGQLKGMTFWAPNINIFRDPRWGRGQETPGEDPMMVGKYGVAYVRGLQGDSFEGGKLQDKHLQASACCKHFVAQDMDNWNNFSRYTFNAHVLKQDLADSYEPPFKSCVEQGKASSIMCAYNLVNGIPNCANFDLLTTTARGKWGLKGYIVSDCDAVAIMYTHQGYAKEPEDAVAASLRAGMDVNCGSHLKKYTKSALEKQKVQESDLDRALHNLFSIRMRLGLFNGDPRKLKYGDISTAEVCSQEHRALALEAARNGIVLLKNSDRLLPLSKIKTKSLAVIGPKANDSQVLLGNYEGYPCKNVTLLQGLQGYIENTMYHQGCDFINCTSAAIDEAVNVVKKADYVVLVMGLDQTIEKEKLDRTELGLPGMQEQLITAIAQASSKPVILVLMCGGPVDVSFAKDNKNIGGILWVGYPGEGGATALAEIIFGEHNPGGKLPVTWYPKEFNNILMTDMRMRPVSSDGYPGRTYRFYNGPKVFEFGYGLSYTSYSYVFASVNQDKLYFRNLKINKATENGSVLNVAVSDVGSEVCNNAMMTVKVAVKNQGEMAGKHPVLLFLRHFSTMDEVPRKTLIGFKSVNLEAGENTHIAFDVKPCEHFTRANTYGSLVIDEGQYFLLVGDEEYPVTVFV